The window TTTGCTGTTACACCTTTTAGTCTAAAACATGTGAGACATTTGTTCACAAACTTTTTTACCAATCTCAAACCGTTAACTATATAATAGCGTTGACTTAAATTGCTAAGTACTTCTTTCTGACCGGCATGTAAAAGTTTCAAATGTTCATTTTCAATAATAAGGTAAGTTACCTTAGATTCTTTTGGTAAGATTATCTGATGCTTATGGCTATAAGGCAAGGAGGAGTGTTGCAAACGTCCACCTACTCTGAGAATACCGTTAGCATCAATGAAGGGGTTGACAGATAGTAAATACGACGAAACCTGCCTACCTGCTCGCAAAGAGGCCAGCTCTTTGTCAAAGAACCTTTCCTGTTCATTCTTTATAAACATATGCAATGCCTGGGTTGCCtcgctaaaagtaataaaattaagcTTTATCTTTTGTGAACCCGGGTGTACATTTTTACAGAATCTTTGTATGTAGGCAAGCACGTTAACTGCCTTATTAATGTTAGAAAACTTATCTAACAAATCATTTGCAAGAGAAACCGATTGATATGATGCCATACACACCGGCTTGGAACTATCAGCATGCTTGATCTCCGGTAAGTTGTCAGGTACATTATCATTACTAACATCGGTAAACTTATACTCTGGATCAGACATGCTAGTCGGCCCGCACCACCACAGTTGGTTACCTTGTAGCTCGCTAGGTTTTACACCTCGACTCAAACAGTCAGAAGGATTGAGGTCTGTTTTTATATACAACCATTGAAAACCCTTTGTATATTCGTTAATTAATTTGACTCTATTAGCCACATAAGCATTTAGTTTTGTTggatccgttttttgccatgcCAGAACAACCTGAGAATCACTGAAAAGATGCACACTTTTAATAGATATTTTCTTGCTTAAAGTATTGTATGCTCTCAAGCATAATTTTGCCATCAAAAGAGATGCATTTAATTCTAATCGTGGCACAGTAATTTTCTTGTCTTTAGATGCAATGCGACTCTTAGAACAAAGAAGTGACATAGTTACTTTGCCATGCTTGTCAGTGACTCTTAAATAAATTGCGGCTCCATATGCAGAAATTGACGCATCACCAAATGCTACTAGCTGAGCAGACTGAATGTCATCAACAGTaacatttcgttttattttaatttctttcattgtctgcaaatcattgtaaaattcaAGCCATTCTTTTAGTAAAATAGGCGTGGGCACCGAGTCCCAGTCGGTACAAGATTGAGCCAATTTTTGCATGATGATTTTGGCTTGGACAAAGACGGGTCCAGCTAGACCTAAAGGGTCGTAGAACTGGCTTATGTAACTTAAAATCTGTCTTTTTGTCTTAGGGACATTTTTTGACACTGGACATGAAAGTTTAAAAGAATCCGAGTCAATATCTAACTTTAAACCCAAAGTTTTGATGTCCTTATTCAGTTCCAGTTCTCCAACAACCTGCTGCTCTACTGGAATATTTGCCAATATTGAAGGGTCATTAGCTGCCCATTTATGTAGTTTAAAACTACCTTTAGCAAGTAATTCTATCAATTGAGTTTGCGTGTCAACAATCTTTGCCAAACTATTCTCTGTGTGAATGATGTCATCTACATATGTAGAGTTTAAAATTGCCGAACTGGCTAGAGGATATTGCCTCTCGAATTTCGTAGCCAGCTCGTTCAAGCATCTTGTCGAAAGATAACTTGACGACTTCATTCCATAGCAAACTGTGTTTAGCTGAATACATTTTATTGACTCATTAGGAGTGTCTCGCCAGAGAATATTTTGCAAAGATCGCTGATCTTTCTGTACTAAAATATTTCGGAACATACGCCTGATATCACAAGCAATGAAATATTTGTGCACTCTAAATGACAACAGTATGTCAAACAGCTCCTGTTGAACAGTTGGCccattcattaaaatattattcaatgAAATCTTATTACTCGTTAACATAGATCCATCAAAGACTACCCGTAGCTTAGTACTTACTGCATCCGGCCTTAAAACAGCTGAATGTCCCATAAAGTACACAGGATCTTTAGTAAGTTCATATGAGGAAATGTCAACATATGATCCATGACCTAAGTCGAGATATTCATGTATGAAATCCTTGTAACCTTCATACAAATTCTGATCCTTCTGAAATCTCTTCTCGAGATTATAAAATCTCTTGAGAGCTAGCCCAAATGAATCCCCCAATGTATTGTTCACAtcatagataggtatttttaatggcAATGAAACTGTGAATTGATTATCCTCAAGTTTAACAGTTTCAGTGAACAATTTTTCGCACTGTTGTTGCTCAGATGTATGTTCCGCATATATTTCAGGTACCTTTTCTGTTTGCCAAAAATTAGACATAGTATCGCGTACATCGGTTTGACATTCGTGACAGAAAAGAGAAACAGCAGGTCGTTTAAGAATAGAAGATGGGACATCCCCTCCTACTATGTAACCAAACTGTGTGTGAACCAAGCTGGGTGCGGCATCAGGATCGCGCAGCTCCTCAGGCTGCGACAACAGGCACTGAAAAAAGATATTTGCAGCCAATAAAATATCTATCTCACTTGGAATATGGAAGGAGTCATCGGCTAACGTTATGTTGTCAGGGATCTCAATTTTTGAAATATCAATTTCAGTTTGTGGCAACATTTCATTAGTAAATTTGTCTATCACTAACAGATTTGCTTGTGTTTTATATGGATAAACACATGAGAAAATATCCAGTCGCAAACTATGTTGGACAGATTTATTTTCTAGAGTTACACCAGTTATTGTAGTAGAATCTGGCAAGAGTGGGTAACCTAGTTCCTTTGCCAGCTTTGCTGTAATAAAGGAATTCTGAGATGCACAGTCAAGCATTGCTTTAACTATGATCTCCTTGCCACTTTTAGAAACTACCTTGACTTTTACCGTTGGCAACAATACCAGCGTCTGATTATTAATGTTAGTCAAAGACACCGACGCGGGCTTTTCTTCATTTACATGAAGTATCGAGTTGTGGGATTCTTTGCACTCCTTAcatttaaaatgaaacttgcACTTTCCTGGGTGAATGTtaagacaaatcttgcaaagCTTTGTTTCCTTAACAAAATCTAGTCGTTCCGATATGGAAGCTAGAGCAAATTTAGGGCATGCATATAATTTGTGTTCCTTACCACAGTACAGACAGCCTTGGGATGCTTTGGTAGcgacaaatgatgatgatgtcacCTTGACTGGAGCTACTTTGCCAGCAGCACAGCTTGCTGGAGCACCCCGTCCCTCACTGTTCTCTAGGGCAAGGGCCCGACCTTCTAGAAATTTCAAAAAATCATTAAAGGTTGGCTGTTTTGAGGAATCCCTATGCAAATGATACTCTCGATTAGTTACCGGGtctagttttttatttaataggcaAATGAGAACGCTGTCCCATTTTTCAATGGCCTCATCAAGGTTTTTTAATGCAGCTAAATGCTGTTTTGTTATTGAAATCAAAGAGCGTAAAGCACTAGGACTTGACTTAGTTAGCACAGGCAACTCAAACAAAGCATTAATGTGCTCATTgatgattttatatttattatcgtaCCTATCAGCTAAAATGCTGAGAGCTTCCGAATAACTTTGACCAATGACAGGTAAGTTTTTGACTAAATCAAATGCTTCAGCTTTTAAGAAGCTTCTCAGGTAGAAAAACTTTTGTATATTATCAAACCCTTCATTATTGTGCACAAGCGCAGTAAACATTTCGATAAAAGGTCTATAATCAGTATATTTACCATTGAACGATGGTATCTGTATATttggtaactttatttttgacgaAACTTGAGGCGTCGCTGCCGGCAAAACGGCAGGGGTGGGTCCAGGTTCAGATAAATCTGCAATTCGTTGACGGATCGCTGCAACACATtcatagtatgtggtttcaataggaatgggatcttcCTCATCTCCTATCTGCACGCAGAGATCTTCATAATCATTGAACGCCGTCTGGGCCCTCTCAATCATCAGTTTTAACATCTCTTTATCATTAATATAAGATGCTTCCATCTTGTTCTTTAATCTTGTTAAAGTAGCTTTCTTCGTGCCTCGGCGCGTAACTAATAGACGTCGTTCTTCTTCGTtttccattttaaaataaacacaatTTTGTGCATATGAAAAACAGAAACTTTTCGTACACGCACACgaaaaaccaaattaaaatatattttcaccacAATCACTAAAATATCTGGAAAAGAACAAATGTCAAACAGATTTGAAACAAAACGTTACTTGTTTATTCCGTTCCACGCGCGCAGGATAGCTGCGCTGCGCAGTGGGTGGTGTTGCGTTTATAGAACGCTTGCTGCCGGCTCGTTGAACGCTGCGATGGCTCCGCACAATGGCGGCACCTTCAAAATCGGCAATGCCCGACGAGACGATAGAAAATTTTTTCGTGCTTCTTAGAATCCGCTTCTAcgcatttaattttatttacttacggtTCGCGACTCAAAAGGACCATGTTAAAGGTCAAGTCGTGGGCCATGGGgtccaaataagtaaataaatgaattaaaaccCAAAACGTGCGTACTAAACGaaagatatatttttccaaGAAGACAGTTGACAGGACAACTTTTTAAATGTTGCTATACAGACTAAAACTCCATTCTGCAACaatggtaacacactatcgcaccatACCGCGTACTTGATGCGTCGCAGCCATAATTGAGAGCGaggaagagatatctgtttctcgctctcacttatgggtgcgacgcaccaaggtcgcggtgcggtgcgatagtgtgttaccactttaacTGTCCATTGGTGGCCTTtacgccttttgtaataagggttacaaactgtcagttaacaatgTACAGGTACCAAAATGTACCAAAACGCGAACCGTCGTGCGATTCGCACCTTCGCACGGAGAGGCCACTGTGTTATACCATGCGgtttttgggaacaaatcaagaTTCTACAGCACAAAGTTAAAAACCGCAGAACCGGACGCCGCTCCGGAGTGCGGAGCAGTGATCCGCCTTATATGATCTGTCTAGTTAGTAATCTGTGTCATCTGGTCACCACTACTGTTGGCGTGGAAATGGTTAACCATAGACTATACTTCCGTTATAACCATACATAGTGTAAATATTTATTCCATCTGACGCAATACAAGCAATCAATAACTTATAAATACTCCATAAAACTGCtacttataaactataaaataggtactatcatagagaaaaaaatacatagagtgctcactccatacatcagttttagtatcaaaaagactattagcatctaccatcgagtagcggaactatcagtactgctacttgacaatagatgtagccaccgaccggaaagtcttatgctgttgagataagactttccggtcggtgctacatctattgtcaagtagcagtactgatagttccgctactcgatgctagatgtagacactgaaattaatagtctgaactgatgtatggagtgagcactctatgtatttttttctctatggtactatAAATACGTTTACAGCAAGAACCCATCTACTAAAATAAAGGATCATTTCAAGTCATTTGAAAAGGCACCTTTTTCCATATACTTTAGGTTCAAACTTGTTAAGCGTGAAATTTTATATTGCGAAAGTTAATTAAATTAGTTTAAGACCAATATCAAAATGGACTTCTACTGAAATAAGAACCTTATGTTTATGTGCTTAGAGATTCTTTTCTAAAGTCGAGTTATTGTAGCTTTAGCATTCGCAGCTTAAATAAGTATTAGTGATTTATGAGTTTAATGCGTAAAAGTGGTTATTTATGCCGCCAAAAATGTGGTAACTACTTTGCACCCTAATCCATTGTAATTAGggttaaaatatatacatatttttgtcgTCGAAGTTACGTTAGTGATGACGAGAGAAATAGCgtatttcattaattaattcagTGTCTGcacagttttttattttattttgttattcggACTGCGTTATTTTTAACTCTGGCCCAACGcaaagcataaaaaatttcttgtattaggtttttagggttccgtagccaaatggcaaaaaacggaaaccttatagattcgtcaagtttgtctgtctgtctgtctgtccgtctgtccgtccgtatgtcacagccacttttttccgaaactataagaactatactcttgaaacttggtaagtagatgtattctgtgaaccgcattaagattttcacacaaaaatagaaaaaataaaattttttttggggttccctatacttacaactgaaacccaaaaaaaattttttcatcaaacccatacgtgtggggtatctatggataggtcttcaaaaatgatattgaggtttctaatatcatttttttctaaactgaatagtttgcgcgagagacacttccaaagtggtaaaatgtgtccccccccccctgtaacttcttaaataagagaatgataaaactaaaaaaaatatatgatgtacattaccatgcaaacttccaccgaaaattggtttgaacaagatctagtaagtagttttttttaattcgtcataaataccctaaatacggaacccttcatgggcgagtccgactcgcacttggccgctttttttttgtatttgtatttacttTCGTAGTTATATACTATTATATTCTATAGGAACCATGGACACATTATTTGGCATAGGCCTTCATTTTATGAAACAAAATGCCAACTGGCCGTCATACCCAGAGCCCCTATAGGATGAAgtaggtcaatgtggctaattccgtcatagggcctattccgtccacgatcatatatttctttgcttttcaatcgtagaaaaaaaaaacatcacttttgattgctgaaactaaaagaattcgctgctttgtcgatatTGTCGAGTcgataattatcaattttgttcgttgttcgagaaaaacgctagtagacgtaatagtccctatgacggaattatccACATTGGCCTTACTTAATATTCGCAGTTCcctcatgatattttatttttactttatcgTCAAGCTCTTGAAAATATCACATGTTTCTATGTAAATCTCACTCAACTCATGCACGTGTTAAAAGCTGCATGGCCGCAAGTTCGCAAATAGTCGTGTGTGAAGGACGAAGGCCGAACTTCGTGCGGAAGGTTCATGCGAGGCCAAAGGCCTAGCTCTGACATTGATTCTAATGCGCTTAAGAAGTTTTACGTAGTTAGCATTCAATAGTGACAGCCAATTTAACGTGGCCAAATATATTGGAACACATACTTCTTTTCTATGCTAATAAAGGTGTGTCGAATTATACCGTAATTATTTTCCGCTTTGACCACTTACCACTTTGGCGTTTGAGACACAGCCTAACTGGCGACGTAGCTGAGATGACTATCGTTTATCGACAAATGCCAatcgaaaaataataatatatcgctATGAGAGTAGCGACGAAAAGTCACGTTAACATTTCCATGCAACTTTTAAGTTTCGATTTACGTTTTCTATAGACAATTGTCCCCCTGTGCCTGCTTTTTGACCGAGCGAAGCGACGATGATGTCTTATATCTGTCCGCATCACCAGATGTTCTCACGGGtcacttgaagtcgcgctaggtAGATGGAGTCGCGCGCCATGCTAGATAACACTAGTCATGCTAGCCGGTCTGGTCGCAATTCTCTACCAATTCTCGTGTAATTTTGTTAGCAGGTTGGATTATTGTAAAGAtatgtttatttttcaattcagttttaaaaaaattacatgtaggTCTGCAGCGGCAGTTAAGCCTTAGGGGGCTTTGTTCCCTGCCAttattttttgaatgtatataaataaaaaagctcacagagccactagtttatctAGAAACTCTAGAAAGCTATATATTAAGCTTTTAAGCTTTAATCTCCCAACGCGGGGGAGCAAAGTGGCTAGTTTCCGCGTACCCTTCCTTGGCCGGCGGCCAGCGAGGAAAGTGCACCATTAATACACCGGCAAATAGAACAAGGCTTAGTCCCCCACACACTGCCAAATTGACCGGTCTACTCTTCTTTCAAACTTTCACTGTTGCATTCACGACTTTATAATCAATGCGTTacagtttaaattagaatggatACGATATTGGTGTTAGTGCGTTTCGGCATTGGAGATAACGAGTTTTTATACGTTCATTCAAGACTTTATAGTAGTGTGTTTTACGGTTGAAATTGAAATGCAGTTGTTTTTGTATGTAGTACGTTTTGGGTTTAAAgaagtttttttattgaaattgacgATGGGAATAAGGATTTTAAAAAgtggttttaatatttttgtgtgACTTTTTAGTGTTTTTTCCTTATGATTATAAAAATGAGGATTAGTACTTTATAGCATTTAGAGACCTAGTGTTTTAGTGTTTGTGTAgtgttaaaattaataattaaattttggaTTATTGATAAATGAAGTGTTGTAGGCCTAATAGTATATTTTAGTGGACATAATATGTGAAGTAATGCCTGATCGTAACCATCTATTCTTCTACAAGCGACGAGTAAGTACATTTTGGCTGGAACATAATATTAGAAACTGAAtaataataggctacattcctactagtcaaatcagcttcttttttagaacgaTTTTTtagtatggaatttatatgaaaacaaatatagtgacgtcacggtaaactcacctactttttatatttcaatccgatttattaaatacaaattgtgtttaaaaatagctgctatctatgtttttctaataattatctggtgctttatttcgtgcacggtttgaaataatttattttaagtacaggaaacatccctattttattgtaggtattttgtttaaaacaataaactgcAATTTCATCTACATAATTTATCTTCAATTGTAATCATAATGTACATTACATTGCACATCGAGCCTCCAGAATACTCGTTCTTCTTCTAAAACTTCTATttacttacattattttgtcaatgtcaatattgacaTGTATCCGAATGGTTTCCAAGAGATAAGATGTttgatattatgtacttatgcgTATTTGTAGTGTTTCCCCTTTTTATAACGTTCAATACACACTCGTAGCCAAAACTCAAATAGTAACGAGTTTTCAAACTCGTGAATGATAAGATAAATGAAAAATCAAAACCATTGCAGACttatctcggtctgactctatcgtTCACGTGCTTACGTGACGTTAACATTCAGGAGCATAAGTTTCTACCCTTCCGTTTATTTTATCAATGCACGTTCGAGCGCTGCATTACAATGAGCAATGACCTGTTTCGAGGTTGAACCTGATAACAGACCCTCTTATCTGTCGGGTTCAAAAAGGGTTAGGTATGCATTTAGAGAAAATCGAATTGCTAAGTAGTTATTCAATTTAGAGTTTTTGTAGATTTTCGGAGAATTTTTGGCCGATGTGATTCTTGTGATTTCAAGGGTGAATAGGCCTTTTGGACTCCCAGGGATCTTTGGAGCtcattaaaaacatattttatttaagcaaACAAATGCGACGTGAAGTTGTGAATGTTACTAAAACGATAATGTAGAGGAAGTTCTACAGAGAATAAAAGTGTTACTCCTACTACGAATATCTTTCATATGAAACCCTCTACTACTTGAATgttaaaaaatctttttaagtGTCGACGTTATGGTAGAAGACTGGACATTaccacattcagtgccgaaaacccggctatcgggtattttatgatttcgttcccaggccggacgacccgatagtcgggatcgtggtactccagctttatatgacgacatttttgaGGCCTGTTGTTTGGCTGGGTAGCGATGAATGTGTTAACATAACTCTTTGTTTTtccgtagtcgggtaaaaatcAGTTCACAGCTTTTTCATAAACCAAATATCCTCATATCCACACTTCGTCTAATAATACTTGTTACTCACCACGTCGCCACTCACCGTATCGACGCGATGGCGCGGCGCCAGCGCTTGGGGGACATTTTTCGCGCGACCGCGTTTTTGACACCGCGCTGTCTACCGCCGTGGTTTTTTATggctccgtacccaaaaggtaataAAAATGGGACgaaattactaagactccactgtccgtctgtccgtctatctgtctgtcactcatgaaccgtgatagttgaagaagacagttgaaattttcacagatgatgtatttctgttgccgctataacaacaaatactaaaaagtacggaaccctcggtgggcgagtccgactcgcacgtgtccggtttttttattttattaggtgtGGAGGTGACATGTAAAATCTGAGAACTCGAGTAGATTCTTTGATTGCGATCCGGCTTATAAACAGAATGGCATACGAGCTATAGAGTTTTACGAGAGCTACTTCCTTCCTTAGCCAAATTTTATCATCgcatttaaactgttgtgagacatactaacattgaataattttacggtttagactcacttgttttaagtcactcgcgcgacatgtttcggagactaggctctccgaaacatgtcgcgcgtctcctttctcaagcactaacatttAAATTTTATCATTTTTACAACAGAATATGAATGACCGACGAAGGTTGCAGATAAACCGTACGCGGTGTTTGCTAAAATATGTGAATATGCAAAatagatttgtgtttttgaaccTAAATAATTTCTAACATCTCATGTGGTGTGTATTAATTATTACAAGCCCCAAGTCCATACAAATTTGATGACAATGAATGAAAAATGGCGCTAAAAATTAAAGAGTAAACGTACTCATTGTTTACACTACAATTGTGTTATAGGTAACTAAGTATTTATGCatgtaaatacaataattaataattataatttaattttccaTATCCTCATTGTGTCACTGGTTATAGGCaacttaatagttattttcctCAAATCCTCAGGCAAACACATTAGCAAATGAGTTTGTTTTGCCATCACCATATTGCCAGGACCCTATTGTGACTAGAACCCAGTTACCGCTGATATGATAAGGGAAGGGGGTCAAATAGGCCGTGTTTACCGCCAGTGTGGTGGTGATTCTTGTGATATCGAGACGTGATTTTATGTGACAGTTAGTGTATTGATGGATAGTGTTTTTAAATTGGTGAAATAGTGTTTTTTTGGAATGGCAGATTTGTTGCTTGTAAGTTATTACATACTTTTATTTGAGTTGCAATGCGCCCGTTACAGGGCCcaaagggaataagtttttgtgaAAAGTTATAAGGTGGCAAAGGTTGGATGGTGGTGAAATTAAAGTTCCTTACGGTAGATACTTTTGGCCACCCtgctttttaattaattaaaaatgtatataaacGCTAGGTAATTTACcagcgtacagtcagcagcagaagttgctaagcgggccaggtgttcacaatgatcttgacgcgactttattgttaagagaataagagcgtgtcaaggtaattttgaacacgtcgcccgcttagcaactcctgctgctgactgtacgtaaatgttttattgcagATGTGCCTCAGAAAGCCCACTACAGGGTTTAGAAAAAACTGTTCGTGTAATTTAGAGCCTTAGGTATATAGTAATAAGGTAGGATAAACATTGGAGCCCGTTTCAGAAGTTCCCATAACTTGTCCAATGAAATCTAAACCTTAGCTAGTtactaataaggtgcattacgCAGGTGCTGCTTTCGGACCCGGACGCGGAGCTTTCCAGTTGGCC of the Cydia amplana chromosome 14, ilCydAmpl1.1, whole genome shotgun sequence genome contains:
- the LOC134654271 gene encoding uncharacterized protein LOC134654271; its protein translation is MSNFWQTEKVPEIYAEHTSEQQQCEKLFTETVKLEDNQFTVSLPLKIPIYDVNNTLGDSFGLALKRFYNLEKRFQKDQNLYEGYKDFIHEYLDLGHGSYVDISSYELTKDPVYFMGHSAVLRPDAVSTKLRVVFDGSMLTSNKISLNNILMNGPTVQQELFDILLSFRVHKYFIACDIRRMFRNILVQKDQRSLQNILWRDTPNESIKCIQLNTVCYGMKSSSYLSTRCLNELATKFERQYPLASSAILNSTYVDDIIHTENSLAKIVDTQTQLIELLAKGSFKLHKWAANDPSILANIPVEQQVVGELELNKDIKTLGLKLDIDSDSFKLSCPVSKNVPKTKRQILSYISQFYDPLGLAGPVFVQAKIIMQKLAQSCTDWDSVPTPILLKEWLEFYNDLQTMKEIKIKRNVTVDDIQSAQLVAFDLNPSDCLSRGVKPSELQGNQLWWCGPTSMSDPEYKFTDVSNDNVPDNLPEIKHADSSKPTKRCNSKTADGFIARW